A portion of the Bacteroidetes Order II. bacterium genome contains these proteins:
- a CDS encoding DUF2085 domain-containing protein, with amino-acid sequence MQNTNVAYLKAYLVTLLILFLWMLGPMMPWVLDEGGGVVWRFQYRYLCHQMPDRCFRMHGIPMAVCERCFGIYVGLFVGGLFYWPLKKWDHFLLLKARWLVGLAACLMFLDWLGPIISLWGNDWFTRSGTGFVLGIVCGYFAAKGMLQLILEIKRIKWHLLFSKPNQKKT; translated from the coding sequence ATGCAAAATACAAATGTTGCATACCTAAAGGCATATTTGGTGACACTTCTTATCCTATTTCTTTGGATGCTGGGGCCGATGATGCCGTGGGTACTTGATGAAGGAGGCGGTGTGGTATGGCGTTTTCAGTATCGGTATTTGTGTCATCAAATGCCCGACCGATGTTTTCGGATGCATGGCATCCCTATGGCGGTTTGTGAACGCTGTTTTGGGATATATGTTGGGTTATTTGTTGGCGGGTTATTTTATTGGCCTCTTAAAAAGTGGGATCACTTCCTGCTTCTGAAAGCACGCTGGTTGGTTGGTTTGGCTGCATGTCTGATGTTTTTGGATTGGCTGGGACCTATAATTTCGCTCTGGGGAAATGATTGGTTTACGAGATCCGGAACAGGTTTTGTTTTGGGCATCGTTTGTGGGTATTTTGCGGCTAAAGGAATGTTGCAACTTATCTTAGAGATCAAACGCATAAAATGGCATCTTCTATTTTCTAAACCAAACCAAAAGAAAACATGA
- a CDS encoding polyprenyl synthetase family protein: MHPQEHIQALSGQVEAALKRLTLPDYPPDLYAPVRYTLEAGGKRIRPVCVLLAAELYGVSLETAMPAALAVEVFHNFTLLHDDIMDRADTRRGRPTVHRKWDENVAILSGDLMMGMSYDLLAQTGSPRLGIMIRQFHKMVMRLCEGQMLDMVFEKRMDVHISEYLDMIDGKTAALLRCAFELGGLLGGASDEDRDALGALGQHIGIGFQVQDDLLDLTAPIGFGKQKGGDLMQGKRTWLLLTALERASGPDLAFLQRTLTGGMAESEIPRAEALMEALEVTADAAKLAETQFLAAQSVLLRLPSSPVLDTLQTLIQSLQHRKQ, from the coding sequence ATGCACCCACAAGAACACATTCAGGCCCTTTCCGGCCAAGTGGAAGCAGCCCTTAAAAGGCTTACCTTGCCAGATTACCCGCCGGATCTTTACGCGCCCGTTCGATACACCTTAGAAGCTGGTGGGAAGAGAATTCGCCCTGTCTGTGTGCTGCTGGCAGCAGAACTCTACGGGGTTTCTTTGGAAACAGCCATGCCCGCAGCCTTGGCCGTAGAGGTGTTTCATAATTTTACGCTGCTGCACGACGACATTATGGACCGCGCAGACACACGTCGGGGGCGCCCTACGGTGCACCGGAAGTGGGACGAAAATGTGGCTATCCTGAGTGGAGACCTAATGATGGGAATGTCCTATGACTTGCTGGCACAAACGGGTAGTCCGCGTCTTGGGATCATGATCCGCCAGTTCCATAAAATGGTCATGCGGCTTTGTGAGGGCCAGATGCTGGATATGGTTTTTGAGAAACGAATGGATGTGCATATTTCAGAGTATTTAGACATGATAGATGGTAAAACTGCTGCACTTCTGCGTTGTGCTTTTGAATTGGGTGGATTGTTGGGTGGGGCTTCGGACGAGGATCGTGATGCTTTGGGCGCGCTTGGACAACACATTGGGATAGGATTTCAAGTTCAGGATGATTTATTGGATCTAACTGCACCCATCGGGTTTGGCAAGCAAAAAGGTGGGGATTTGATGCAGGGTAAACGTACGTGGCTGCTTCTTACGGCATTGGAACGTGCTTCCGGACCCGATCTTGCGTTTTTGCAGCGCACCCTCACGGGAGGAATGGCGGAAAGTGAAATCCCGCGGGCAGAAGCGCTTATGGAAGCGTTGGAAGTTACGGCGGATGCCGCAAAATTGGCGGAAACACAGTTTCTTGCTGCACAATCGGTCCTATTGCGCTTGCCCTCGTCTCCTGTTTTGGATACCTTGCAGACGCTGATACAATCGCTACAACATCGAAAGCAATGA
- a CDS encoding phage holin family protein, whose product MNPLGDLGNHLEALLEEVRGWVEARLSLFALETEDFVNQLIRILILVFVVSVFLFFCLITLALGLGMWLGHAFWGFLLVTALLLMAGLLFGIIRPKFMKIKPEKAFWNKIPGVTFLLPAKEVPPPNIPVASETPTFLPKPATKK is encoded by the coding sequence ATGAATCCTTTGGGTGATTTGGGAAATCATTTGGAAGCCTTGCTCGAAGAGGTAAGGGGTTGGGTGGAAGCTCGGCTATCGCTTTTTGCATTGGAGACCGAAGACTTTGTGAACCAGCTTATCCGAATATTGATTTTGGTATTTGTGGTGAGTGTTTTTTTGTTTTTTTGTCTAATCACCTTGGCTCTTGGCTTGGGAATGTGGCTGGGACACGCTTTTTGGGGCTTTCTTTTGGTTACGGCCTTGTTATTGATGGCGGGATTATTGTTTGGTATCATCCGGCCCAAGTTTATGAAGATCAAGCCAGAGAAGGCATTTTGGAACAAGATTCCGGGGGTCACGTTTTTACTGCCTGCGAAAGAGGTTCCACCGCCCAACATCCCAGTAGCCTCCGAAACGCCAACGTTTTTGCCCAAACCTGCAACAAAAAAATAA
- a CDS encoding adenylate kinase: MRLVLFGPPGAGKGTQAKYLASHYALAHLSTGDMFRAAIKEGTPVGKEAKSYMDAGKLVPDSVVCGIAGEGIEHAGLNQFILDGFPRTIPQAEWLDDFLTRHNADDYVVVSLKVDVELIVERLSNRRMNKETGEIYHLVYNPPPADLPSEVLLHRSDDQPEAIRERLAVYDADTAPLEAYFRGKSRLREVDGVGEIEEIFERIKAVLA, translated from the coding sequence ATGAGACTTGTTTTATTTGGTCCGCCCGGTGCAGGCAAAGGGACGCAAGCAAAATATTTGGCGAGCCATTATGCCTTGGCCCACCTTTCGACGGGCGACATGTTTCGTGCTGCCATCAAAGAGGGTACACCAGTTGGCAAAGAAGCCAAATCGTATATGGATGCAGGGAAATTGGTTCCAGATTCGGTGGTTTGTGGCATCGCTGGGGAAGGGATTGAACATGCAGGTTTGAATCAGTTTATATTAGATGGCTTTCCAAGAACCATTCCACAAGCCGAGTGGTTGGATGATTTTTTGACCCGCCACAATGCCGATGACTATGTGGTGGTCAGTCTAAAGGTTGATGTTGAACTTATCGTCGAACGGCTTTCCAACCGCCGCATGAACAAAGAAACCGGCGAAATTTACCACTTGGTCTATAATCCTCCTCCAGCCGATCTTCCTTCCGAGGTCCTGCTGCATCGTTCCGACGATCAACCAGAAGCCATTCGAGAACGCTTGGCCGTGTATGACGCTGATACGGCCCCACTCGAAGCCTACTTTCGTGGCAAAAGTCGGCTAAGAGAGGTGGATGGCGTAGGCGAAATTGAAGAAATTTTTGAACGTATCAAAGCAGTCTTGGCCTGA
- a CDS encoding rhodanese-like domain-containing protein: protein MSIFNLFRGAMGGGVETISPVDALNKLKEGVKLIDVREPAELKSDGKVSKAINIPLGQLAPDKLPQDKETPLMFMCRSGARSSMAARQAQSWGYTTVYNVQGGIMGWKATGTSLK, encoded by the coding sequence ATGTCTATTTTTAACTTGTTTCGTGGCGCCATGGGCGGCGGTGTAGAAACCATCTCACCTGTAGATGCACTTAATAAACTTAAAGAAGGGGTCAAATTAATTGACGTCCGTGAACCTGCAGAACTGAAATCCGATGGTAAAGTGTCTAAAGCCATTAATATCCCACTTGGTCAGTTGGCCCCGGACAAACTCCCACAAGATAAAGAAACCCCATTGATGTTCATGTGTCGCTCTGGCGCTCGTTCTTCGATGGCTGCCCGGCAGGCACAGAGTTGGGGTTATACCACAGTTTATAATGTACAAGGTGGGATCATGGGCTGGAAGGCAACAGGAACCTCCTTGAAGTAA
- the ptsP gene encoding phosphoenolpyruvate--protein phosphotransferase, which produces MPPLKTHTPMEEPDTSKQTEQILQGIGISPGFAIAPAYLFSRTKPSLQRKQLSHEEIPTEQIRLDEALERAKYELKKVASVAEEKIGSESAHIFEAQVQILEDPVFTNAANAFILNEACNAEYAVQMTLERHIGQMEASGNAYLRERAQEFQDVKDRVLRSLQQKRLISKIQQHRVVVAQNLTAADLVLFSKRQVLGCVMDIGGTTSHASIMARALGVPALISAGWQAERVVEEGDWVIVDGFSGILVINPSPETMQEYRLKQAQYSKLLEQQSELKHLPAETLDGHRVHLRANLEFSAELPQLMEYRAEGVGLVRTEMMYLAQGRALTEEEQLALYKEVLEATSPFVATFRLIDLGGDKVLPLGKHEPNPFLGWRGVRILLDRQSLLRSQIRAILRASVYGPTRLMIPMVTNIGEVRAIKRMIARTKIELAAEGKTFDSKMQVGIMVEVPSVALMADLFAEEVDFFSIGTNDLTQYVLAVDRGNDLVANRFDEMHPAVLQLIAHTIQAAHRKGIFVGMCGEFAANPLATPLLLGMGLDAFSVSPVFIPQIKRIIRNLTYQEAKEIAERVLIQQDARSVRKVVSEWFGQNQDILASLMKI; this is translated from the coding sequence TTGCCTCCACTTAAGACGCATACCCCAATGGAGGAACCTGATACGTCCAAACAAACCGAGCAGATACTTCAGGGAATTGGCATATCGCCTGGTTTTGCCATTGCCCCTGCCTATCTCTTCTCGCGCACCAAACCTTCTTTGCAGCGTAAACAATTGAGTCACGAAGAAATCCCGACCGAACAGATTCGGTTGGATGAAGCGTTGGAACGTGCAAAATATGAGCTTAAAAAAGTAGCCTCGGTTGCCGAAGAGAAAATTGGTTCGGAGAGTGCACATATCTTTGAAGCCCAGGTACAGATTCTGGAGGATCCTGTTTTCACAAATGCGGCAAACGCATTTATTCTTAATGAGGCTTGCAATGCCGAGTATGCTGTTCAGATGACGTTGGAGCGCCATATAGGCCAAATGGAAGCCAGTGGAAATGCCTACCTTCGGGAGCGTGCACAAGAATTTCAAGATGTCAAAGACCGGGTGCTTCGATCCCTTCAGCAAAAACGCCTTATCTCCAAAATCCAACAACACCGTGTGGTGGTAGCGCAAAATCTGACTGCGGCAGATTTGGTATTGTTCAGCAAACGACAAGTACTAGGCTGTGTGATGGACATCGGGGGGACGACTTCTCATGCTTCCATTATGGCACGGGCATTGGGGGTTCCGGCCTTGATCTCGGCGGGCTGGCAGGCAGAACGGGTGGTAGAAGAAGGGGATTGGGTGATCGTAGATGGTTTTTCGGGTATTTTGGTCATTAATCCGTCTCCCGAAACCATGCAGGAGTATCGGCTAAAACAGGCCCAGTACAGCAAACTACTCGAACAGCAATCCGAACTTAAACACCTTCCCGCCGAAACCTTAGACGGGCATCGTGTGCATCTAAGGGCCAATCTTGAGTTTAGTGCCGAATTACCGCAGTTAATGGAATATCGGGCGGAGGGTGTGGGCCTGGTACGAACCGAGATGATGTATCTGGCACAAGGCCGTGCCCTCACCGAAGAAGAACAACTCGCACTTTATAAAGAAGTATTGGAAGCCACCTCCCCGTTTGTGGCCACCTTTCGTTTGATTGATCTGGGAGGTGATAAAGTGCTTCCATTGGGAAAGCACGAGCCTAATCCATTTCTGGGCTGGCGCGGTGTTCGAATATTGTTAGACCGTCAGTCGTTGCTACGTTCGCAAATCCGGGCCATTCTTCGGGCTTCGGTTTATGGGCCAACACGACTCATGATTCCCATGGTGACAAACATCGGCGAAGTAAGGGCGATTAAACGAATGATTGCGCGTACCAAAATCGAACTGGCGGCAGAAGGCAAGACTTTCGATAGTAAAATGCAGGTAGGGATTATGGTGGAAGTCCCTTCGGTGGCATTAATGGCGGATCTTTTTGCAGAGGAAGTGGACTTTTTCTCGATTGGAACGAATGACTTAACCCAGTATGTGCTCGCCGTGGATCGCGGGAATGATCTAGTGGCGAATCGCTTCGATGAAATGCACCCTGCTGTATTACAATTGATTGCCCATACCATTCAGGCAGCCCACCGAAAAGGTATTTTTGTGGGCATGTGTGGCGAGTTCGCAGCGAACCCACTTGCTACGCCCTTGTTATTGGGCATGGGATTGGATGCTTTTAGTGTCTCCCCCGTTTTTATCCCCCAGATCAAGCGCATCATTCGGAACCTGACCTATCAGGAAGCAAAGGAAATTGCAGAGCGGGTGTTGATACAGCAAGATGCACGATCGGTTCGCAAAGTGGTTTCGGAATGGTTTGGCCAAAATCAAGATATTCTCGCTTCTCTAATGAAAATCTAA
- a CDS encoding DUF937 domain-containing protein: MDIMQMIMQNVAGQAAGQVAEKFGIDKNVAQNAVGLAAPMIMSALGKKAGSEQGAQAVANGISGGNPMDLLGMVLGNKQPALQNHVAQQTGVDPNVAGGIFETIGPMIIGMLGKQQQQQSLDVNGLAGLLQGGKAQSDGMLGAVAPFLDQDGDGDFDLQDIMKLAGGGGNSGGGGLGSLLGGLMGGKK, translated from the coding sequence ATGGACATCATGCAAATGATCATGCAAAATGTGGCAGGCCAAGCAGCCGGTCAGGTTGCAGAAAAGTTTGGTATTGATAAAAACGTTGCACAAAATGCAGTGGGGCTTGCTGCTCCCATGATCATGAGTGCGCTCGGCAAAAAAGCAGGTTCTGAGCAAGGTGCACAGGCCGTAGCAAATGGTATCAGCGGGGGCAACCCGATGGACCTTTTGGGCATGGTATTGGGCAATAAGCAACCCGCGCTTCAAAACCACGTCGCTCAACAAACCGGAGTGGACCCTAATGTAGCAGGTGGTATTTTTGAGACCATCGGTCCCATGATCATTGGAATGCTCGGGAAACAGCAACAGCAACAAAGCTTAGATGTTAACGGCCTTGCGGGCTTGTTACAGGGTGGAAAAGCCCAGAGCGATGGCATGTTAGGAGCCGTTGCGCCGTTCTTAGACCAAGATGGAGATGGCGATTTCGATCTTCAAGATATCATGAAACTTGCAGGTGGTGGCGGAAACAGTGGCGGTGGAGGTCTTGGGTCGCTTCTTGGGGGGCTCATGGGTGGCAAAAAGTAA
- a CDS encoding HPr family phosphocarrier protein yields MIKRTVTVRNRAGLHTRPSSLLVKAASRFKADFFIEKDGFEINGKSIIGVMTLAAEPGATLYLMFEGEDATEAANEICAMFEDGFGEEAMMTKVVTPKPLAST; encoded by the coding sequence ATGATTAAACGAACAGTAACGGTTCGGAACCGTGCAGGACTTCATACCCGTCCCTCCTCGCTGCTTGTTAAAGCGGCTTCACGGTTCAAGGCGGACTTTTTTATCGAAAAAGATGGTTTTGAGATCAATGGCAAGAGCATTATTGGTGTGATGACCCTCGCAGCCGAGCCTGGTGCTACCTTGTACCTGATGTTTGAGGGCGAGGATGCCACCGAAGCCGCTAATGAAATCTGTGCAATGTTTGAAGATGGCTTTGGAGAAGAAGCTATGATGACCAAGGTAGTTACTCCCAAACCACTTGCCTCCACTTAA
- a CDS encoding histidine kinase codes for MLPAWATLLIAMLYLALLFAIAWWGDRRAEQGRSIVGNAYGYALSLAVYCTAWTFYGSVGRAASEGIGFLPIFVGPTLMMPLSWLILRKMIRISKRYRITSIADFVASRYGKSATLGGIITVIAVLGGIPYIALQLKAISYSFLIITGTTDTGGQTAFYVAFTLALFAILFGTRHLNPLERHEGMVAAITFESIVKLLTFLLVGGFVTYGMFDGYADIFTRAEGIPGLENLFHFEPAAYSDLMWMTILSGLVVVLLPRQFHMAVVENVSEAHINKAMWLFPLYLLLINLFVLPIALGGRIYFGNTQAADGFVLALPIAADQSFISILTFLGGLSAATGMVIVATITLSTMVSNDLIVPTLLRLRKLNIGDRMVVPRFLLLIRRTAIIGIIALGYGYFKLVPTSYTLVNLGLISFAAIAQFAPAVFGGLFWKQATKLGAMSGVLAGFCIWGLTLLIPSLAESGWVSRSVITEGYFGLTWLRPYALFGQTDYSSLSHSLFWSFLFNVVAFVGVSLFTKQSFEEQKQALAFVDVFKQKQALPGVAWKGQARAEDLENLLKRFLGRRRSTELLTRFHQQVKLALGTNRSSELAELVQFTETQLSAVIGSASARVMVASVVKEGPLAIEELMHMLDETRQVIQYSRELEEKSRALELASAELRKANDRLKELDKMKDDFVSTVTHELRTPLTSIRALTEIMLMNEGLPVEQRKEFLQLIIRESERLTRLINDVLDMEKTESDSVEWLVSEFDIMPVIQEAVRSLQALASQKKVDILLVPPEFPIMLQADRDRLIQVLVNLLSNALKFSDDSGSSIYVSVRKEEEHVLFCVRDEGVGISEEEQKLIFEKFHQVAHIQKGRPTGSGLGLAICQRIVAAHQGRIWVESVLGNGATFCFTLPLKSALPLRNNDFVNPNAALPLATVFNRKKT; via the coding sequence ATGTTGCCAGCTTGGGCCACGTTACTAATTGCCATGCTATACCTGGCTTTGCTCTTTGCAATTGCATGGTGGGGCGATCGGCGCGCCGAGCAAGGGCGGAGTATTGTGGGGAATGCATACGGGTATGCCCTTTCCTTGGCGGTATATTGCACTGCTTGGACGTTCTATGGCAGTGTAGGACGCGCTGCCAGCGAGGGAATCGGGTTTTTACCCATCTTTGTAGGCCCTACATTGATGATGCCGCTATCATGGCTCATTTTGCGCAAGATGATTCGCATCTCTAAACGTTATCGGATTACCTCGATTGCAGATTTTGTGGCATCTCGTTATGGAAAAAGTGCAACCTTGGGGGGCATCATTACAGTAATAGCTGTTCTGGGCGGAATTCCTTATATTGCACTACAACTTAAAGCCATATCATATAGTTTCTTAATTATTACAGGCACAACCGATACAGGAGGGCAAACCGCCTTTTATGTTGCGTTTACACTTGCCCTATTTGCCATCTTATTCGGAACGCGGCACCTAAATCCTTTGGAGCGCCATGAAGGAATGGTAGCGGCCATTACCTTCGAGTCTATTGTAAAACTGTTGACCTTCCTCTTGGTGGGAGGTTTTGTGACCTATGGCATGTTTGATGGATATGCGGACATTTTTACTCGTGCAGAAGGCATTCCTGGATTGGAAAACCTGTTTCACTTCGAGCCAGCGGCCTATTCGGATTTGATGTGGATGACCATTTTGTCGGGCTTGGTGGTGGTGCTCTTGCCCCGACAATTTCATATGGCGGTTGTGGAAAATGTTTCGGAGGCCCATATTAACAAGGCCATGTGGCTCTTCCCCCTCTATTTGTTGTTGATTAACCTTTTTGTATTACCTATTGCGCTTGGCGGACGCATTTATTTTGGCAATACACAAGCCGCAGATGGCTTTGTGCTGGCCCTACCCATTGCCGCAGACCAATCGTTTATTTCGATTCTTACATTTCTGGGTGGCCTTTCGGCTGCTACTGGGATGGTGATTGTGGCCACAATTACTTTAAGTACGATGGTATCCAATGATTTGATCGTGCCAACCCTACTTCGCCTCCGAAAGTTAAATATAGGAGACCGAATGGTGGTACCACGTTTCTTATTGTTAATCCGTCGAACTGCAATTATTGGTATTATTGCTTTAGGATATGGCTATTTTAAGTTGGTCCCAACCAGTTATACGTTGGTTAATTTAGGTTTAATTTCCTTTGCCGCTATCGCCCAATTTGCACCTGCCGTTTTTGGCGGGTTGTTTTGGAAGCAGGCCACCAAACTGGGGGCAATGTCGGGGGTGCTGGCTGGTTTCTGTATTTGGGGCCTTACGCTCCTGATTCCCTCGCTTGCAGAGTCGGGATGGGTAAGCCGTTCTGTTATCACGGAGGGGTATTTTGGCTTAACCTGGCTGCGGCCCTATGCACTTTTTGGACAAACGGACTACAGCTCGCTGTCTCATTCACTTTTCTGGAGCTTCCTCTTTAACGTCGTGGCTTTTGTGGGGGTCTCTTTGTTTACCAAACAATCGTTTGAAGAACAAAAACAAGCACTTGCTTTTGTAGATGTTTTTAAGCAAAAACAAGCATTGCCGGGGGTCGCATGGAAGGGGCAGGCACGGGCAGAAGATTTGGAAAACTTGCTCAAGCGTTTTTTAGGCCGCAGACGTTCCACGGAGCTGCTCACCCGATTTCATCAGCAGGTGAAATTAGCACTGGGTACGAACCGAAGCAGCGAGTTGGCGGAGTTGGTACAGTTTACTGAGACACAACTTAGTGCCGTTATTGGATCGGCTTCTGCGCGGGTTATGGTGGCCAGTGTGGTAAAAGAAGGACCGCTGGCCATAGAGGAATTGATGCACATGCTTGATGAAACCCGTCAAGTGATCCAATACAGTCGTGAACTCGAAGAAAAATCCCGTGCATTGGAGTTGGCCTCTGCGGAATTACGCAAAGCAAATGACCGGCTGAAAGAGTTAGATAAGATGAAAGATGATTTCGTTTCGACGGTCACGCATGAACTCCGGACACCACTCACGTCTATCCGGGCTTTGACCGAAATCATGCTCATGAACGAAGGATTGCCTGTTGAACAGCGAAAAGAGTTCTTACAACTGATTATTCGTGAGAGTGAACGACTTACACGGCTGATTAATGACGTTCTGGACATGGAAAAGACGGAATCTGACAGTGTAGAATGGTTGGTTTCAGAGTTTGATATTATGCCTGTCATACAAGAAGCTGTAAGGAGCCTTCAGGCACTTGCATCACAGAAAAAGGTGGACATCTTGCTTGTGCCGCCGGAATTCCCTATCATGCTTCAGGCGGACCGAGATCGGTTAATACAGGTATTGGTGAACCTCCTTTCAAACGCTTTGAAGTTTTCTGACGATTCGGGGAGTAGCATCTATGTTTCTGTCCGCAAAGAAGAGGAACACGTCTTGTTTTGTGTTCGGGATGAAGGCGTTGGGATATCGGAGGAGGAACAAAAATTGATTTTTGAGAAGTTTCACCAAGTCGCTCATATTCAAAAAGGTAGGCCGACAGGTAGCGGGCTTGGATTGGCCATTTGTCAACGTATTGTTGCGGCACACCAAGGCCGGATTTGGGTGGAGAGTGTACTGGGAAACGGGGCAACCTTCTGTTTTACCTTGCCGCTTAAAAGCGCACTGCCTCTCCGAAACAACGATTTTGTAAATCCGAATGCTGCGTTACCTCTCGCCACGGTCTTTAATCGAAAAAAAACATAG
- a CDS encoding DUF4199 family protein has product MNAPSKFPSILNGAIVSALLGIVMSIPTMLFMRDLSPFALSGLGLLNCLILPLAGAFTAVWHYNRVQNGQSAAGEGAALGAGALALGSLFSSALSFIFQMTGLFPSNEEIKQISEDMQRNLLGKQGMDAEQIEQAIQSSQQFNFLSNPVVQIVVGVVMMGVVGAIMGAIAAALVFRSKEKES; this is encoded by the coding sequence ATGAACGCCCCATCAAAATTTCCTTCCATCTTGAATGGAGCCATTGTTTCCGCGCTGTTGGGTATCGTAATGAGCATACCTACTATGTTGTTCATGCGGGACTTATCACCCTTTGCCTTGTCTGGATTGGGCTTGTTGAATTGCCTTATTTTGCCACTTGCAGGGGCATTTACGGCTGTCTGGCACTATAACCGCGTACAAAATGGTCAATCGGCGGCAGGAGAAGGCGCAGCCCTCGGTGCTGGGGCATTGGCGTTGGGTTCTTTGTTCTCCAGTGCCCTTTCATTCATTTTCCAGATGACAGGGTTGTTTCCAAGCAACGAAGAAATAAAACAAATCAGCGAAGATATGCAGCGTAACCTATTGGGCAAACAGGGTATGGATGCCGAGCAGATAGAACAAGCGATTCAGTCTTCACAGCAGTTCAATTTTTTGAGCAATCCGGTGGTGCAAATTGTAGTGGGGGTTGTGATGATGGGCGTAGTTGGCGCAATTATGGGCGCAATAGCTGCTGCCTTGGTATTCAGGTCGAAGGAAAAGGAGTCTTAA
- a CDS encoding response regulator, which produces MNHQILIVEDEPSIVITLEFLLKQKGFTPLIARDGNEAMIFLENHQPDLVILDVMLPGKNGYEICQSIRHETRLDRTKVLLLTAKGRVADVEKGKAVGADAYLTKPFAIQSLMDQVDQLLAN; this is translated from the coding sequence ATGAATCATCAAATATTGATTGTGGAAGACGAACCAAGTATTGTAATTACCCTCGAATTTCTGCTCAAACAAAAAGGTTTCACCCCCCTTATTGCTAGAGATGGGAACGAGGCCATGATATTTCTGGAAAATCATCAACCTGATTTGGTCATTCTGGATGTCATGCTACCCGGAAAAAATGGCTACGAAATTTGCCAGTCTATCCGGCACGAAACGCGTCTGGACCGAACGAAAGTGCTATTATTAACGGCAAAAGGTCGGGTGGCCGATGTTGAAAAAGGCAAGGCTGTTGGGGCCGATGCCTATCTCACCAAGCCTTTTGCCATTCAGTCTCTTATGGATCAGGTTGATCAATTGCTGGCAAACTGA